The DNA segment TCTCCACCATGCTGGCCAACCTGGTGAAGTGCGTCCAGGAGGCGGGGCTGGAGGTGGAGGAGGTGGTCCTGGAGCCGCTGGCCTCGGCCGAGGCGGTGCTCACCCCGGCGGAGCGGGATCTCGGCGCGGTGGTGGCCGACATCGGCGGCGGGACTACCAGCCTGGCCGTCTTCGTGGGGGGGGCCCTGGCCTACACCGCCATCCTCCCGGTGGGCGGCCACCACCTGACCAGCGACATCGCGGTGGGCCTGCGCACCCCCTTAGAGGAAGCGGAGAAGCTCAAGGTGCGCGCCGGAGCGGCCACCCCCCAGATGACCGCCGAGGGGGAGCTGATCGAGGTCTTCAACATCGGCGACCGCCAGCCGCGCATCCTGCCCCGGCGCTTCCTGGCCGAGATCATCGAGCCGCGGCTGGCCGAGATGATGGGGATGGTGCGGGCACAGCTGCGGCGCAGCGGCTACGGCCACCTGGTGCCGGCGGGAGTGGTGCTCACCGGGGGGACGGCGTTGCTCCAGGGGCTCGCTGCCTACGCCAGCGAGCGGCTGGAGCTGCCGGCGCGCACCGGCATCCCCGAGGGGGTGACCGGGGTGACGGACGCGGTGCGCAGCCCGGCGGCCAGCGCGGGGGTGGGCCTGGTGCTGTACGGGTCGCGGGACCGCAGCGGCCTGCGGGCGCTGCGGCACGGCAACGGCGCGCGCGGCGCCATGGCGCGGGTGCGCGGGTGGGTGCGGACGGTCCTGCAGGGAACGTGAGGCCATGACACCACGTGAGGAGGGGCGGAGGCAGAGCATGACGAGTCTCGACCGGGACCTGCGGCGGTTCGCCGCCATCAAAGTCGTCGGGGTGGGCGGGGGCGGCAGCAACGCCGTCAACCGCATGATCCACGCGGGGCTGCGCGGGGTGGAGTTCATCGCCATCAACACCGACGCGCAGGCGCTCGCCCTCAGCAACGCCGACAAGAAGATCCACATCGGCGCCAAGACCACCCGGGGCCTGGGCGCCGGCGGCGACCCGGCCGTCGGCCGCCAGGCCGCCGAGGAGAGCAAGGAGGAGCTCTACGAGACCCTGGAGGGCGCCGACATGGTCTTCGTCACCGCCGGCATGGGCGGAGGCACGGGGACCGGCGGCGCGCCCATCGTGGCGGAGATCGCCCGCGACCTGGGAGCGCTCGTCATCGGCGTGGTCACCAAGCCCTTCTCCTTCGAGGGGCGGCGTCGCATGGCCGCGGCCGAGGAGGGCGCCCGCATCCTGAAGGGGAAGGTGAACACTCTCATCACCATCCCCAACGACCGGCTGCTGCAGATCATCGACCGCCAGGCCACCATCGTCGAGGCCTTCCGGGTAGCCGACGATATCCTGCGCCAGGGCGTCCAGGGGATCGCCGACCTGATCACCGTCCCGGGGCTGATCAACCTGGACTTCGCCGACGTGCGGGCCATCATGACCGAAGCCGGCTCGGCCCTCATCGGCATCGGCGTCGCCACCGGGGAGGACCGGGCCATCCGGGCCGCGCAGGCGGCCATCGCCAGCCCGCTGCTGGAGACCTCGATGAACGGGGCGCGCGGCGTCCTCATCAACGTCACCGGCGGACTCGACCTGGGGCTGGTGGAGGTGAGCGAGGCGGCCCAGATCGTCAAGGAGGCCGCCGACCCCGAGGCCAACATCATCTTCGGCGCGGTAATCGACGACAAGGCCGAGGGCGAGGTGCGCATCACCGTCATCGCCACGGGGTTCGACGGGGCGAAGATCAACGGCGAGCAGCCCCCGGAGGAGCCGGTCCGGCTCAAGGAGCCGATCAAGGTCATCGACGACCTGGACATCCCCGCGTTCCTGCGCCGGCGCTGATCGCGCACCCGCCGGTGTTGCCCCGCCGTCGGCGCTGATCGGTCAACTCGCTCGGTGCTGATCGGTGGACTCGCGCTAATGGGTGAACTCGTCCCGGGGCGG comes from the Armatimonadota bacterium genome and includes:
- the ftsA gene encoding cell division protein FtsA, with product MPKKGLVVGLDIGTTKVCAVAGEVDDDGEVHIVGVGTSPSSGLRKGVVVDLEATVRAIEEAVERAERMAGQRVPSAFVSVSGEHITSTRSRGVVAVARGDHEIEPADVARVIEAARMNALPPSDRELIHLLPRDFVVDGHEGVRNPVGMYGARLEVEAVIVTGLSTMLANLVKCVQEAGLEVEEVVLEPLASAEAVLTPAERDLGAVVADIGGGTTSLAVFVGGALAYTAILPVGGHHLTSDIAVGLRTPLEEAEKLKVRAGAATPQMTAEGELIEVFNIGDRQPRILPRRFLAEIIEPRLAEMMGMVRAQLRRSGYGHLVPAGVVLTGGTALLQGLAAYASERLELPARTGIPEGVTGVTDAVRSPAASAGVGLVLYGSRDRSGLRALRHGNGARGAMARVRGWVRTVLQGT
- the ftsZ gene encoding cell division protein FtsZ, with amino-acid sequence MTSLDRDLRRFAAIKVVGVGGGGSNAVNRMIHAGLRGVEFIAINTDAQALALSNADKKIHIGAKTTRGLGAGGDPAVGRQAAEESKEELYETLEGADMVFVTAGMGGGTGTGGAPIVAEIARDLGALVIGVVTKPFSFEGRRRMAAAEEGARILKGKVNTLITIPNDRLLQIIDRQATIVEAFRVADDILRQGVQGIADLITVPGLINLDFADVRAIMTEAGSALIGIGVATGEDRAIRAAQAAIASPLLETSMNGARGVLINVTGGLDLGLVEVSEAAQIVKEAADPEANIIFGAVIDDKAEGEVRITVIATGFDGAKINGEQPPEEPVRLKEPIKVIDDLDIPAFLRRR